In the Sulfurivermis fontis genome, AAGTTCATGACCGGGCTGTTGCCGGTGGCCATCAGCACGATCATCGTCTCGCCCACGGCGCGGCCGAAGCCCATCATCACCGCGGCGAAGATGCCGGGGCTGGCGGTGGGCAGCACCACGCCCACCATGGTCTGCCACGGCGTCGCGCCCAGCGCCAGGGACCCCTGGGTCAGGTGGCGCGGCACGGTGAAGATCGCGTCCTCGGCGATGGAGAAGATGGTGGGGATCACGGCGAAGCCCATGGCGATACCGACAACCAGGGCGTTGCGCTGGTCGTAGGTGATGCCGACATCAGTCAGCCACTGGCGCATGCTGCCGTTGAAGAACCACACCTCCAGCGTCGGGCTCATGACGATGCACAGCCAGCCCACCAGCAGGATCACCGGCATCAGGATCGCCGCCTCCCAGCCGGGCGGCACCAGCAGACGCAGCCGCGCCGGCAGGTTGGCCCAACCATAGGCCACCAGCAGCATGGCCACCGGCATCAGCAGCAGGATACTGAACACCGCCGGCAGGTTGTTTTCCATGAACGGCGCCAGCCACAGGCCGGCGAGGAAGCCGAGGATCACCGTCGGCAGCGCCTCCATGATCTCGATGCTCGGCTTGACGAAGCCGCGCAGGCGCGGGGTCATGAAATAGGCGGTGTACAACGCACCCATGATGGCGAGGGGAATGGCGAACATCATGGCGAAGAAGGCGGCCTTGATGGTACCCAGGGTCAAGGGCGCCAGGCTGAACTTGGGTTCGAAGTCGTCGCTGCCGGAGGAGGCCTGCCAGACGTAATCTTCACCGGCACGGTTTTCGTACCATACCTTACCCCACAGCGCCTTGAACGAAATCTCCGGGTGGCGGTTGTACAGGTCGAGAAAACGCATCTGGTTGCCGACATCGGTTACCAGCAAAGTGTCGTTTACCGGCGAGACGGCCAGGCCGGTGATGGCGGCCTCGGCCACCTTTTCCATCAGCAGGGTACGGGCCGAGGTGGTGAAGTGCACACCGATGTTGCCGCCGGCATCACCGACGACGAATCCCTTACGCGCGTACTCCGGTGCGATGAAGGTGATGGCCGCGGGATGCGACTTGAACTCGCGGATGCGCGTCAGGTGATACTTGTTCTGCTCGTCGCGCACCGGGAACCACTGCGCCACGCTGCCGTCGGAACCGCCGACGATGATGGATACCGTACCGGCGAGATAGCGCATGGCGTTGATGCGCACACCCTCCTGCACCACACGCACGCTCTCCACCAGCTTCGCCTCGTCGGGGTAGACGATGTCGTAGTGATGGATATAGCCGGCATCATCGGCCACGAACAGGTTGCGCGTGGTCTTGTTGATCAGGATGTGGGTGGGGCGGCCCGGCACCGGCGGCAGGGAATAGGAACTACGCTTCACCTCCACCTCGCCGGTCATGAACGACACCGCCGCGCGATAGATGGCCAGGGTGAGGCGGCCGTCGGCCGTGGCGCCGGCCAGGGCATAGCCTTCGCCTGCGGTCTGGATACCGATCACGGTCAGCGGCGCGCCCTGCTCATCCAGCAGCAACGGGGCGTCACCCAGGGGATAGGTGATGTCCGGCTCGATGTGGCGCACATCGTCCGGATAGGTCAGGGTGTATTCATGCTTGCTGACCAGGGCGCGGCCATCCGACAGGCCGTAGGCACGCACACCGTATTTCACTTCCGTTTGCGCGCTGCTCACCACTTCCGCCCCCTGCGGGATGGGCAGATGCAGGCGCTTGCGCACAACTCCGGTACGCGGTTCGAGGAAGGTGACACTGCCATCACGGCCATACACACTGGCCACTTCGGTATAGCGCTCGGTGGCCATATCGACCACCTGTTCGCCAGCGACTCCGGCCGGCAGGGTATAGGTGCTCACCGGCTCGACGCTGGCCGGACGCAGCATGGGAAAAACTTCCCAGAACAGGTAAACGAAGATCAGCGCCAGGGCAAACACCACACCGAGGCCACCGGCGGCGACGCCGTAACGGGAGATGCGGTCCTTGGCATAGCGCCAGCGCCGCAGGCTGGCACGCTTCTCGCCACTGGGCAGCAGGGACACACGGGCGCCGTCCACGGGGACAGCTTGGGCGACGGTATCGGTCATGGGTCGGCGTTCTCGCGCTAGCGCTCGGGCTTGTGACAGGACGGCTACGGTATTACACAAATGTTACAAATCGATTACACAACGGCAGTTGCAAGTGACAAGTTACAAGTGACAAGGGAATGTGCCCGCTCCGCGGGCGCCGTTTGATATACGGCGCGCGCAGCGCATCCCATCACTTGTATCTTGCCACTTGTATCTTGTATCTGCCTTTACAGCCCGTGGAACTGGCGGAACCTGGCAATCAGCGCGTCCGGGGCCGTCTTGCTCTGTGCCTTGTTGCGTACATAGACCACCGTGGCGCGCTTGGGGCCGGCGCCGACGTAGGTGAAGACGTAGGGGGCCTCGCCGCTGTGGCGGAACTCCTTCATCTCCTTCCAGCCGTCGAACACAAAGTGGCGGCCATCCTTGTGGATCTCGCCATAGAAGCCCTCGGCGGCCCCTTCCTGCTTGCCCTCGAACAGGGCGACCTGGGGCAGGTTGGGCATCTTCTTGCTCTCGTCCTTGGTCAGGCCGAAGACCACGGTTTCACGCTTGGGGCCAGCGGCGATACGGGTCATCACCAGAGCGATTTCCTTGCCCGCCAGAAACTCCTTGTAGAGCTTCTCGTTGCCGAACACCCAGATACGGCCGTCCTTGTGTGCCTCGAAATACTGCTGCGGCAGCGCCGTCTTGGTTTCCACGGCGGCAGCCTTGACCGTCTCGGTCTTGGCATCGCTCTTGGTCGCCTCCTGATCGGTGGCGCAACCGCTCAAACCCAGGCCCAGCAACGCAACGGCGGCGAATGTCATCCTGCTCTTGTTGGCAAGCATCGTTGTGTCTCCATTATTCGTTGAAAATCAGGCCACCCCGGACGGGGTGGCCTGTGGGTTGCGGCTTACAGGCCGAGCTTTTGCAGCTCACGCTTGGCCACGGCGGCAGGCAGCGGGATGTAGCCATCCTTGACCACCACTTCCTGACCCTGCTTGGACAGCACCAGCTTGAAGAACTCGCGCTCCATCGGAGTCAGCTCACGGTTCGGGTGCTTGTTCACGTAGACGTAGAGGAAACGGGACAGCGGGTAGCTGCCGTCGGCGGCGTGGTCGGCGTCGGCCGGGGCAAACGGCTGGCCTTCGGCCTTGGCCAGCGGCACGGCGCGCACACCGGAGGTGATGTAACCGATGCCGGAGTAACCGATACCATTGATGGATTCGGTCACGCCCTGCACCACGGAGGCCGACCCCGGCTGCTCGTTGATGCT is a window encoding:
- a CDS encoding ABC transporter permease subunit, which translates into the protein MTDTVAQAVPVDGARVSLLPSGEKRASLRRWRYAKDRISRYGVAAGGLGVVFALALIFVYLFWEVFPMLRPASVEPVSTYTLPAGVAGEQVVDMATERYTEVASVYGRDGSVTFLEPRTGVVRKRLHLPIPQGAEVVSSAQTEVKYGVRAYGLSDGRALVSKHEYTLTYPDDVRHIEPDITYPLGDAPLLLDEQGAPLTVIGIQTAGEGYALAGATADGRLTLAIYRAAVSFMTGEVEVKRSSYSLPPVPGRPTHILINKTTRNLFVADDAGYIHHYDIVYPDEAKLVESVRVVQEGVRINAMRYLAGTVSIIVGGSDGSVAQWFPVRDEQNKYHLTRIREFKSHPAAITFIAPEYARKGFVVGDAGGNIGVHFTTSARTLLMEKVAEAAITGLAVSPVNDTLLVTDVGNQMRFLDLYNRHPEISFKALWGKVWYENRAGEDYVWQASSGSDDFEPKFSLAPLTLGTIKAAFFAMMFAIPLAIMGALYTAYFMTPRLRGFVKPSIEIMEALPTVILGFLAGLWLAPFMENNLPAVFSILLLMPVAMLLVAYGWANLPARLRLLVPPGWEAAILMPVILLVGWLCIVMSPTLEVWFFNGSMRQWLTDVGITYDQRNALVVGIAMGFAVIPTIFSIAEDAIFTVPRHLTQGSLALGATPWQTMVGVVLPTASPGIFAAVMMGFGRAVGETMIVLMATGNSPVMNFNIFEGMRTLSANIAVELPETPLGSTHFRVLFLAALVLLVLTFVMNTVAEIVRQRLRKRYSTL